Proteins from a genomic interval of Tepidisphaeraceae bacterium:
- a CDS encoding acylneuraminate cytidylyltransferase family protein, producing MNTLGVILARAGSVGLPSKHLLPLLGRPVISYTFAHAQAALWLTHVVLSTDCAQLRGMAQAVGIDTVVRPAHLATSDASVQDAMLHAMDEIESTSDFHADALVVLYGNVPVRTEGVIDRAIEMLERTGCDSVRTFCPVGKWHPAWMSKLSDDGIVEALHPGSIHRRQDLQPLLLHDGGAVVVSRESMLRGRAMPNDPHAFFGVDRRGVRTEQGDVIEVDHQRDLYWAEAVLRDQQAMRKAS from the coding sequence ATGAACACGCTCGGCGTCATCCTCGCGCGGGCCGGCAGTGTCGGCCTGCCGAGCAAGCACCTGCTGCCGCTGCTCGGCCGGCCGGTGATCTCGTACACGTTCGCCCACGCCCAGGCGGCGTTGTGGCTCACGCACGTCGTGCTCTCGACCGATTGCGCGCAGTTGCGCGGCATGGCCCAGGCCGTCGGCATTGATACCGTCGTCCGGCCGGCTCACCTGGCGACGTCGGACGCGTCGGTGCAGGACGCGATGCTGCACGCGATGGACGAGATCGAGTCGACCAGCGACTTCCACGCCGACGCGCTCGTCGTCCTGTACGGCAACGTGCCCGTGCGCACCGAAGGCGTGATTGACCGCGCGATCGAGATGCTGGAGCGCACCGGCTGCGATTCCGTCCGCACGTTCTGCCCGGTGGGCAAGTGGCATCCCGCGTGGATGTCGAAATTGTCCGACGATGGCATCGTCGAGGCATTGCACCCCGGCAGCATCCACCGCCGCCAAGACCTGCAACCGCTGCTGCTGCACGATGGTGGCGCGGTGGTGGTATCGCGCGAGTCGATGTTGCGCGGCCGTGCGATGCCGAACGATCCGCACGCCTTCTTCGGCGTCGACCGCCGGGGCGTTCGCACCGAGCAGGGCGACGTGATCGAGGTCGACCACCAGCGCGACCTATACTGGGCCGAGGCGGTACTGCGCGACCAGCAGGCGATGCGGAAGGCGTCGTAG